One Etheostoma spectabile isolate EspeVRDwgs_2016 chromosome 12, UIUC_Espe_1.0, whole genome shotgun sequence genomic window carries:
- the epb41l3b gene encoding band 4.1-like protein 3b isoform X16, producing the protein MTTESGTDSEAKQPQENKATGKAKAAGEPTSPQNQPEQLPAAAGHSTPARTEQERQEEDQVSHRSSTSRLSRSPLRGVKKVKIMQCKVTLLDGSDFTLNVEKRAKGQVLFDKICDHLNLLERDYFGITCRDVENQKNWLDPSKELKKQIRTGPWNFSFNVKFYPPDPSQLTEDITRYYLCLQLRDDVVSGRLPCSFATHTVLGSYTVQSELGDYDPEDLGSDYISELRFAPNQTKELEEKVMELHKTYKGMTPAEAEMHFLENAKKLSMYGVDLHHAKLVGSLYECLAPAEGEDSEGVEIMLGVCSSGLLIYRDRLRINRFAWPKILKISYKRNNFYIKIRPGEFEQFESTIGFKLPNHRAAKRLWKVCVEHHTFFRLVSPDAPPKKFLTLGSKFRYSGRTQAQTRRASSQIIRPAPFFERFSSKRYNMSRSLDGAPIMEDHETLMKNSAADGAAKVIAKGDIITTVTTEKKAEEEKAEQEDAQMDAVETPEPMTTTPLRQDVKCSPHVYTTDPLRSELSLPSSPVSSTKVRRRRRENARKRASSVSPAKSSAGCRRRQALADRKAALLNEQVLLLSARKLRLEQGKSRGGTLFSFSLHLPDLSAYLDEDGYITFPDLSEMRFLPLCAQNFLPIKSPSLIPCFLFIFFFLLSTSFSVPYALTLSFPLALCLCYLEPKAASLTASLAQGYHDHDSSEEEETDSEQTDFAFDGEMTATESDADEDSEMRTQYSFIRRVKGENVFIKHSNLMLEDTSPPEEMVKHQTNISELKRSFLETGDSAPGLTEWEKRLSSSPARSPRADEAPMIVPLEQQDTQDEQPAGGETKEEMEPKAMESTLGWVSSSEKASAEPEEKAVVSTETEAALVESTGPTSLDTVEVGTKEMPVVHTETKTITYESAEVDTNGDVDPGVLLSAQTITSETSSTTTTTHITKTVKGGISETRIEKRIVITGDTDIDHDQALAQAIKEAKEQHPDMSVTKVVVHKETEITPEDGED; encoded by the exons GAGCGTCAGGAAGAGGACCAGGTGTCCCACAGGTCATCCACAAGTCGTCTGTCCAGGTCTCCTTTGCGAGGCGTGAAAAAGGTGAAGATCATGCAGTGTAAAGTCACCCTGCTGGATGGCTCCGACTTCACACTCAATGTGGAG aaACGAGCCAAAGGCCAAGTGCTCTTTGATAAAATATGTGACCATCTCAATCTACTGGAGAGGGATTACTTTGGCATCACATGCAGAGATGTAGAGAATCAGAAG AATTGGCTAGACCCTTCCAAGGAGCTAAAGAAGCAGATCAGGA CTGGTCCCTGGAACTTTTCTTTCAACGTCAAGTTTTACCCTCCAGACCCCTCCCAGCTGACTGAGGATATCACAAG GTACTACTTGTGTCTGCAGCTGAGGGATGACGTGGTTTCGGGCCGCCTACCCTGCTCCTTTGCCACCCACACGGTGCTGGGCTCCTACACAGTGCAGTCTGAACTGGGAGACTACGACCCTGAGGACTTAGGCAGCGACTACATCAGCGAACTGCGCTTCGCACCCAATCAAACCAAAGAGCTAGAGGAGAAGGTCATGGAACTTCACAAGACCTACAA GGGAATGACACCAGCCGAAGCAGAGATGCACTTCCTGGAAAATGCCAAGAAGCTGTCCATGTATGGTGTAGACCTCCACCACGCTAAG TTGGTAGGGAGTCTCTATGAATGCTTGGCTCCAGCTGAGGGAGAG GACTCTGAGGGTGTGGAGATCATGTTGGGAGTTTGTTCAAGTGGCCTGCTCATCTACAGAGACAGGTTGCGGATAAACAGGTTCGCTTGGCCCAAAATCCTTAAAATCTCCTACAAAAGGAACAACTTCTACATCAAAATCCGTCCCGGCGAG TTTGAGCAGTTTGAAAGCACAATTGGTTTCAAGCTTCCAAATCATCGTGCTGCCAAACGGCTCTGGAAGGTCTGTGTCGAGCACCATACCTTCTTCAG GCTCGTATCCCCCGATGCACCGCCGAAGAAGTTCCTGACCCTCGGCTCCAAGTTTCGCTACAGCGGCAGAACGCAGGCTCAGACCCGCAGGGCCAGCTCTCAGATCATCAGACCTGCTCCCTTCTTTGAACGCTTCTCTAGCAAACGCTACAACATGTCCCGCAGCTTAGATGGAG CACCAATTATGGAGGACCATGAGACTCTCATGAAGAACAGTGCCGCTGACGGGGCGGCCAAAGTCATCGCAAAGGGAGACATCATCACCACGGTAACGACAGAGAAGAAGGCAGAGGAAGAAAAGGCGGAGCAGGAGGATGCTCAAATGGATGCTGTAGAGACGCCAGAACCCATGACCACAACGCCGCTCAGACAAGACGTGAAG TGCTCCCCTCATGTATACACAACCGACCCCCTCCGCTCTGAGCTCTCACTCCCCTCATCTCCAGTGTCATCAACCAAAGTACGGCGGAGGCGCAGGGAGAACGCGCGTAAACGGGCCTCGTCAGTCAGTCCAGCCAAAAGCAGCGCTGGATGCCGCCGCCGGCAAGCCCTTGCCGATCGCAAAGCCGCCCTGCTGAACGAGCAGGTTCTGCTGCTCTCCGCCCGTAAGCTGAGGCTGGAGCAGGGCAAGAGCCGCGGCGGCACgctcttctccttctccctgCACCTGCCCGACCTGTCCGCCTACCTGGACGAGGATGGCTACATCACCTTCCCCGATCTGTCAGAGATGCGCTTCCTCCCTCTGTGCGCGCAGAACTTCCTGCCCAttaagtcaccttctctcatcccatgcttcctctttatcttcttcttcctgctgtCAACCTCCTTCTCCGTCCCCTACGCCCTCACCCTCTCCTTCCCCCTGGCGCTGTGCCTCTGCTACCTGGAGCCCAAGGCAGCCTCCCTGACCGCCTCCTTAGCCCAGGGCTACCATGACCATGACAgttcagaggaagaggag ACTGACAGCGAACAAACAGACTTTGCCTTTGACGGAGAGATGACCGCCACAGAG TCGGATGCAGATGAGGACTCTGAGATGCGGACTCAG TATAGTTTCATAAGACGAGTAAAAGGGGAAAACGTTTTTATCAAGCATAGTAATCTGATGCTAGAG GACACCTCGCCTCCGGAAGAGATGGTCAAGCACCAGACCAACATCAGCGAACTGAAGCGCTCCTTCCTGGAGACGGGCGACAGCGCGCCGGGCCTAACCGAATGGGAGAAGAGACTGTCCTCGTCCCCTGCCCGCTCACCCAGAGCCGATGAAGCACCAATGATAGTGCCACTGGAGCAGCAGGAT ACTCAAGATGAGCAGCCTGCAGGAGGAGAGACTAAAGAGGAGATGGAACCTAAAGCCATGGAG TCCACGCTGGGATGGGTTTCCTCCTCTGAAAAG GCATCAGCTGAACCGGAGGAGAAGGCGGTTGTTTCCACGGAGACAGAGGCAGCACTAGTGGAGTCGACAGGGCCAACG AGTCTTGACACGGTGGAGGTGGGAACCAAAGAGATGCCTGTTgtccacacagagacaaaaactaTCACCTATGAGTCTGCAGAG GTTGACACTAATGGAGACGTAGACCCTGGGGTGTTGCTGAGTGCTCAGACCATCACCTCGGAAACCTCCAGCACCACGACaaccacacacatcacaaaG ACGGTGAAAGGAGGAATATCAGAGACGAGAATTGAGAAAAGGATCGTCATTACAGGAGATACAGACATCGACCATGATCAG GCTCTGGCTCAGGCCATAAAGGAGGCTAAAGAACAGCATCCTGACATGTCAGTGACCAAAGTAGTGGTACATAAAGAGACAGAGATCACGCCAGAGGATGGGGAGGACTGA
- the epb41l3b gene encoding band 4.1-like protein 3b isoform X13, whose translation MTTESGTDSEAKQPQENKATGKAKAAGEPTSPQNQPEQLPAAAGHSTPARTEQERQEEDQVSHRSSTSRLSRSPLRGVKKVKIMQCKVTLLDGSDFTLNVEKRAKGQVLFDKICDHLNLLERDYFGITCRDVENQKNWLDPSKELKKQIRTGPWNFSFNVKFYPPDPSQLTEDITRYYLCLQLRDDVVSGRLPCSFATHTVLGSYTVQSELGDYDPEDLGSDYISELRFAPNQTKELEEKVMELHKTYKGMTPAEAEMHFLENAKKLSMYGVDLHHAKLVGSLYECLAPAEGEDSEGVEIMLGVCSSGLLIYRDRLRINRFAWPKILKISYKRNNFYIKIRPGEFEQFESTIGFKLPNHRAAKRLWKVCVEHHTFFRLVSPDAPPKKFLTLGSKFRYSGRTQAQTRRASSQIIRPAPFFERFSSKRYNMSRSLDGAPIMEDHETLMKNSAADGAAKVIAKGDIITTVTTEKKAEEEKAEQEDAQMDAVETPEPMTTTPLRQDVKYSFIRRVKGENVFIKHSNLMLEDTSPPEEMVKHQTNISELKRSFLETGDSAPGLTEWEKRLSSSPARSPRADEAPMIVPLEQQDTQDEQPAGGETKEEMEPKAMEAAGYLVKYVVDSIATDLATSSGPHGISLSTTMDDDVFMDGTLREVGEKTPNSQEEVSERAEMKVSPGAVRQEVSQAISDKKGTLIILKEAEDKVDTEGKETTGADEEEAPVVPGEAEAGENEMLSSREKECIKEDTSVFLEAKTTVVKTQSPTMEIKTDDMAQIKGSGSPKKAMASWISEEVKTNASEVISLTTKEVKEMKTFDAMQQKAEIFTFVEEVQTEQSKSSLTQITVSESSTTSLSVSTLGWVSSSEKASAEPEEKAVVSTETEAALVESTGPTSLDTVEVGTKEMPVVHTETKTITYESAEVDTNGDVDPGVLLSAQTITSETSSTTTTTHITKTVKGGISETRIEKRIVITGDTDIDHDQALAQAIKEAKEQHPDMSVTKVVVHKETEITPEDGED comes from the exons GAGCGTCAGGAAGAGGACCAGGTGTCCCACAGGTCATCCACAAGTCGTCTGTCCAGGTCTCCTTTGCGAGGCGTGAAAAAGGTGAAGATCATGCAGTGTAAAGTCACCCTGCTGGATGGCTCCGACTTCACACTCAATGTGGAG aaACGAGCCAAAGGCCAAGTGCTCTTTGATAAAATATGTGACCATCTCAATCTACTGGAGAGGGATTACTTTGGCATCACATGCAGAGATGTAGAGAATCAGAAG AATTGGCTAGACCCTTCCAAGGAGCTAAAGAAGCAGATCAGGA CTGGTCCCTGGAACTTTTCTTTCAACGTCAAGTTTTACCCTCCAGACCCCTCCCAGCTGACTGAGGATATCACAAG GTACTACTTGTGTCTGCAGCTGAGGGATGACGTGGTTTCGGGCCGCCTACCCTGCTCCTTTGCCACCCACACGGTGCTGGGCTCCTACACAGTGCAGTCTGAACTGGGAGACTACGACCCTGAGGACTTAGGCAGCGACTACATCAGCGAACTGCGCTTCGCACCCAATCAAACCAAAGAGCTAGAGGAGAAGGTCATGGAACTTCACAAGACCTACAA GGGAATGACACCAGCCGAAGCAGAGATGCACTTCCTGGAAAATGCCAAGAAGCTGTCCATGTATGGTGTAGACCTCCACCACGCTAAG TTGGTAGGGAGTCTCTATGAATGCTTGGCTCCAGCTGAGGGAGAG GACTCTGAGGGTGTGGAGATCATGTTGGGAGTTTGTTCAAGTGGCCTGCTCATCTACAGAGACAGGTTGCGGATAAACAGGTTCGCTTGGCCCAAAATCCTTAAAATCTCCTACAAAAGGAACAACTTCTACATCAAAATCCGTCCCGGCGAG TTTGAGCAGTTTGAAAGCACAATTGGTTTCAAGCTTCCAAATCATCGTGCTGCCAAACGGCTCTGGAAGGTCTGTGTCGAGCACCATACCTTCTTCAG GCTCGTATCCCCCGATGCACCGCCGAAGAAGTTCCTGACCCTCGGCTCCAAGTTTCGCTACAGCGGCAGAACGCAGGCTCAGACCCGCAGGGCCAGCTCTCAGATCATCAGACCTGCTCCCTTCTTTGAACGCTTCTCTAGCAAACGCTACAACATGTCCCGCAGCTTAGATGGAG CACCAATTATGGAGGACCATGAGACTCTCATGAAGAACAGTGCCGCTGACGGGGCGGCCAAAGTCATCGCAAAGGGAGACATCATCACCACGGTAACGACAGAGAAGAAGGCAGAGGAAGAAAAGGCGGAGCAGGAGGATGCTCAAATGGATGCTGTAGAGACGCCAGAACCCATGACCACAACGCCGCTCAGACAAGACGTGAAG TATAGTTTCATAAGACGAGTAAAAGGGGAAAACGTTTTTATCAAGCATAGTAATCTGATGCTAGAG GACACCTCGCCTCCGGAAGAGATGGTCAAGCACCAGACCAACATCAGCGAACTGAAGCGCTCCTTCCTGGAGACGGGCGACAGCGCGCCGGGCCTAACCGAATGGGAGAAGAGACTGTCCTCGTCCCCTGCCCGCTCACCCAGAGCCGATGAAGCACCAATGATAGTGCCACTGGAGCAGCAGGAT ACTCAAGATGAGCAGCCTGCAGGAGGAGAGACTAAAGAGGAGATGGAACCTAAAGCCATGGAG GCAGCAGGATATCTGGTCAAATACGTGGTGGATAGTATTGCAACAGATTTGGCCACCTCCTCGGGGCCACACGGGATTAGTCTGTCAACCACTATGGACGACGACGTCTTCATGGACGGGACACTCAGGGAGGTGGGCGAGAAAACCCCCAACTCCCAAGAGGAGGTGTCGGAGAGGGCAGAGATGAAGGTCAGCCCTGGAGCTGTCAGACAGGAAGTGTCCCAGGCCATCAGTGACAAGAAAGGGACGCTCATTATCTTGAAGGAGGCGGAGGATAAAGTAGACACCGAGGGCAAAGAGACGACTGGTGCGGATGAAGAAGAGGCGCCTGTTGTCCCTGGAGAGGCCGAAGCTGGGGAGAATGAAATGCTGTCCTCTAGAGAGAAAGAATGTATCAAAGAAGACACGTCTGTTTTTTTAGAAGCCAAAACCACAGTAGTCAAGACACAGAGTCCAACAATGGAGATAAAAACTGATGACATGGCTCAGATTAAAGGTTCTGGCTCGCCTAAAAAGGCCATGGCATCATGGATATCTGAGGAGGTGAAGACCAACGCTTCAGAAGTCATAAGTTTGACAACAAAGGAAGTAAAAGAGATGAAGACTTTTGATGCCATGCAGCAGAAAGCAGAAATCTTCACCTTCGTCGAAGAGGTCCAAACGGAGCAATCAAAGTCCAGCCTGACTCAGATTACAGTTTCTGAATCTTCAACTACATCCTTATCAGTG TCCACGCTGGGATGGGTTTCCTCCTCTGAAAAG GCATCAGCTGAACCGGAGGAGAAGGCGGTTGTTTCCACGGAGACAGAGGCAGCACTAGTGGAGTCGACAGGGCCAACG AGTCTTGACACGGTGGAGGTGGGAACCAAAGAGATGCCTGTTgtccacacagagacaaaaactaTCACCTATGAGTCTGCAGAG GTTGACACTAATGGAGACGTAGACCCTGGGGTGTTGCTGAGTGCTCAGACCATCACCTCGGAAACCTCCAGCACCACGACaaccacacacatcacaaaG ACGGTGAAAGGAGGAATATCAGAGACGAGAATTGAGAAAAGGATCGTCATTACAGGAGATACAGACATCGACCATGATCAG GCTCTGGCTCAGGCCATAAAGGAGGCTAAAGAACAGCATCCTGACATGTCAGTGACCAAAGTAGTGGTACATAAAGAGACAGAGATCACGCCAGAGGATGGGGAGGACTGA
- the epb41l3b gene encoding band 4.1-like protein 3b isoform X8: MTTESGTDSEAKQPQENKATGKAKAAGEPTSPQNQPEQLPAAAGHSTPARTEQERQEEDQVSHRSSTSRLSRSPLRGVKKVKIMQCKVTLLDGSDFTLNVEKRAKGQVLFDKICDHLNLLERDYFGITCRDVENQKNWLDPSKELKKQIRTGPWNFSFNVKFYPPDPSQLTEDITRYYLCLQLRDDVVSGRLPCSFATHTVLGSYTVQSELGDYDPEDLGSDYISELRFAPNQTKELEEKVMELHKTYKGMTPAEAEMHFLENAKKLSMYGVDLHHAKLVGSLYECLAPAEGEDSEGVEIMLGVCSSGLLIYRDRLRINRFAWPKILKISYKRNNFYIKIRPGEFEQFESTIGFKLPNHRAAKRLWKVCVEHHTFFRLVSPDAPPKKFLTLGSKFRYSGRTQAQTRRASSQIIRPAPFFERFSSKRYNMSRSLDGAPIMEDHETLMKNSAADGAAKVIAKGDIITTVTTEKKAEEEKAEQEDAQMDAVETPEPMTTTPLRQDVKTDSEQTDFAFDGEMTATESDADEDSEMRTQYSFIRRVKGENVFIKHSNLMLEDTSPPEEMVKHQTNISELKRSFLETGDSAPGLTEWEKRLSSSPARSPRADEAPMIVPLEQQDTQDEQPAGGETKEEMEPKAMEAAGYLVKYVVDSIATDLATSSGPHGISLSTTMDDDVFMDGTLREVGEKTPNSQEEVSERAEMKVSPGAVRQEVSQAISDKKGTLIILKEAEDKVDTEGKETTGADEEEAPVVPGEAEAGENEMLSSREKECIKEDTSVFLEAKTTVVKTQSPTMEIKTDDMAQIKGSGSPKKAMASWISEEVKTNASEVISLTTKEVKEMKTFDAMQQKAEIFTFVEEVQTEQSKSSLTQITVSESSTTSLSVSTLGWVSSSEKASAEPEEKAVVSTETEAALVESTGPTSLDTVEVGTKEMPVVHTETKTITYESAEVDTNGDVDPGVLLSAQTITSETSSTTTTTHITKTVKGGISETRIEKRIVITGDTDIDHDQALAQAIKEAKEQHPDMSVTKVVVHKETEITPEDGED, encoded by the exons GAGCGTCAGGAAGAGGACCAGGTGTCCCACAGGTCATCCACAAGTCGTCTGTCCAGGTCTCCTTTGCGAGGCGTGAAAAAGGTGAAGATCATGCAGTGTAAAGTCACCCTGCTGGATGGCTCCGACTTCACACTCAATGTGGAG aaACGAGCCAAAGGCCAAGTGCTCTTTGATAAAATATGTGACCATCTCAATCTACTGGAGAGGGATTACTTTGGCATCACATGCAGAGATGTAGAGAATCAGAAG AATTGGCTAGACCCTTCCAAGGAGCTAAAGAAGCAGATCAGGA CTGGTCCCTGGAACTTTTCTTTCAACGTCAAGTTTTACCCTCCAGACCCCTCCCAGCTGACTGAGGATATCACAAG GTACTACTTGTGTCTGCAGCTGAGGGATGACGTGGTTTCGGGCCGCCTACCCTGCTCCTTTGCCACCCACACGGTGCTGGGCTCCTACACAGTGCAGTCTGAACTGGGAGACTACGACCCTGAGGACTTAGGCAGCGACTACATCAGCGAACTGCGCTTCGCACCCAATCAAACCAAAGAGCTAGAGGAGAAGGTCATGGAACTTCACAAGACCTACAA GGGAATGACACCAGCCGAAGCAGAGATGCACTTCCTGGAAAATGCCAAGAAGCTGTCCATGTATGGTGTAGACCTCCACCACGCTAAG TTGGTAGGGAGTCTCTATGAATGCTTGGCTCCAGCTGAGGGAGAG GACTCTGAGGGTGTGGAGATCATGTTGGGAGTTTGTTCAAGTGGCCTGCTCATCTACAGAGACAGGTTGCGGATAAACAGGTTCGCTTGGCCCAAAATCCTTAAAATCTCCTACAAAAGGAACAACTTCTACATCAAAATCCGTCCCGGCGAG TTTGAGCAGTTTGAAAGCACAATTGGTTTCAAGCTTCCAAATCATCGTGCTGCCAAACGGCTCTGGAAGGTCTGTGTCGAGCACCATACCTTCTTCAG GCTCGTATCCCCCGATGCACCGCCGAAGAAGTTCCTGACCCTCGGCTCCAAGTTTCGCTACAGCGGCAGAACGCAGGCTCAGACCCGCAGGGCCAGCTCTCAGATCATCAGACCTGCTCCCTTCTTTGAACGCTTCTCTAGCAAACGCTACAACATGTCCCGCAGCTTAGATGGAG CACCAATTATGGAGGACCATGAGACTCTCATGAAGAACAGTGCCGCTGACGGGGCGGCCAAAGTCATCGCAAAGGGAGACATCATCACCACGGTAACGACAGAGAAGAAGGCAGAGGAAGAAAAGGCGGAGCAGGAGGATGCTCAAATGGATGCTGTAGAGACGCCAGAACCCATGACCACAACGCCGCTCAGACAAGACGTGAAG ACTGACAGCGAACAAACAGACTTTGCCTTTGACGGAGAGATGACCGCCACAGAG TCGGATGCAGATGAGGACTCTGAGATGCGGACTCAG TATAGTTTCATAAGACGAGTAAAAGGGGAAAACGTTTTTATCAAGCATAGTAATCTGATGCTAGAG GACACCTCGCCTCCGGAAGAGATGGTCAAGCACCAGACCAACATCAGCGAACTGAAGCGCTCCTTCCTGGAGACGGGCGACAGCGCGCCGGGCCTAACCGAATGGGAGAAGAGACTGTCCTCGTCCCCTGCCCGCTCACCCAGAGCCGATGAAGCACCAATGATAGTGCCACTGGAGCAGCAGGAT ACTCAAGATGAGCAGCCTGCAGGAGGAGAGACTAAAGAGGAGATGGAACCTAAAGCCATGGAG GCAGCAGGATATCTGGTCAAATACGTGGTGGATAGTATTGCAACAGATTTGGCCACCTCCTCGGGGCCACACGGGATTAGTCTGTCAACCACTATGGACGACGACGTCTTCATGGACGGGACACTCAGGGAGGTGGGCGAGAAAACCCCCAACTCCCAAGAGGAGGTGTCGGAGAGGGCAGAGATGAAGGTCAGCCCTGGAGCTGTCAGACAGGAAGTGTCCCAGGCCATCAGTGACAAGAAAGGGACGCTCATTATCTTGAAGGAGGCGGAGGATAAAGTAGACACCGAGGGCAAAGAGACGACTGGTGCGGATGAAGAAGAGGCGCCTGTTGTCCCTGGAGAGGCCGAAGCTGGGGAGAATGAAATGCTGTCCTCTAGAGAGAAAGAATGTATCAAAGAAGACACGTCTGTTTTTTTAGAAGCCAAAACCACAGTAGTCAAGACACAGAGTCCAACAATGGAGATAAAAACTGATGACATGGCTCAGATTAAAGGTTCTGGCTCGCCTAAAAAGGCCATGGCATCATGGATATCTGAGGAGGTGAAGACCAACGCTTCAGAAGTCATAAGTTTGACAACAAAGGAAGTAAAAGAGATGAAGACTTTTGATGCCATGCAGCAGAAAGCAGAAATCTTCACCTTCGTCGAAGAGGTCCAAACGGAGCAATCAAAGTCCAGCCTGACTCAGATTACAGTTTCTGAATCTTCAACTACATCCTTATCAGTG TCCACGCTGGGATGGGTTTCCTCCTCTGAAAAG GCATCAGCTGAACCGGAGGAGAAGGCGGTTGTTTCCACGGAGACAGAGGCAGCACTAGTGGAGTCGACAGGGCCAACG AGTCTTGACACGGTGGAGGTGGGAACCAAAGAGATGCCTGTTgtccacacagagacaaaaactaTCACCTATGAGTCTGCAGAG GTTGACACTAATGGAGACGTAGACCCTGGGGTGTTGCTGAGTGCTCAGACCATCACCTCGGAAACCTCCAGCACCACGACaaccacacacatcacaaaG ACGGTGAAAGGAGGAATATCAGAGACGAGAATTGAGAAAAGGATCGTCATTACAGGAGATACAGACATCGACCATGATCAG GCTCTGGCTCAGGCCATAAAGGAGGCTAAAGAACAGCATCCTGACATGTCAGTGACCAAAGTAGTGGTACATAAAGAGACAGAGATCACGCCAGAGGATGGGGAGGACTGA